AACGTTCGGagttgggccggcccgttttaACATTTACACCgataccggttttgggaaccttctctGATGTTTCTAGCCTTTTTTTACGGTTTTGGGAACGTTCTAGAAGGTTGCTCAACCGGATTTGTCTTTTTTAGTTTCTCTTtcgtttttctcttcttttttgtaTTTCCTGTTTCTTTTTTCTACTTTATTCCACTTTTTctggaatttaaaaaatgttcgaatttttcaaaatttgttcaagttTTTCGGAAAATGTTTCCATTCTCAAATTTTTGTCCACATTTTTCGAAAAATATTTCTGTTTTCAAATTTggttcagaaattcaaaaaaattaggattttgaaaaatattgtttgctacttttcaaaaattgttcaaaaattcataacagtttacaatttcaaaaaatgttcgatttTCAACATTTTGTTTGTTTTTTAATTTtcgttttttctgtttctttttctacATTATTCCACATTTTCtgtaatttaaaaaatgttcgaatttttcaaaatttgttcaagtttttgggaaaatgtttccgttctcaAATTATATTCACATTTGTCGAAAAATATTTCTGTTTTCAAATTTTCAgtagaaattaaaaaaatattagatttaaaaaaattgtttgctccttttcaaaatatgttcaaaaaTTCGTAACAGTTTACAATTTCTAAAAATGTTTGCTTtttaaaaatttgttcacaaaCTAAAAAGTTCAAGGATTTAAAAAATTTGTTCCCCTTTTTCAAATTTGTACACACATTCATATAAATGttatgtttcaaaatttgttcacaaattcaaaaaatgttcgcatttttaaATTTTTTACAAATTAAAGTTTTTcccatttttcaaatttgttcacacATTCAACTTTTGTTACattctcaaattttgttcacaaattcaaaaaattgttcatgttttcaaaatttattcgccaattcaaaaaatgtttaggggcaattttggtttttttagtttcgttaaAATTGTTCGtaatttcgaaaaaagttcatgttttcacttttgttcttgttttttcgaaaaatgttttaaattttttttttggaaatttggCGAACTGGTTTTAAGTTTTGCCGCTGTTTGTTAGTTtctttgagtttcgtgttgtgattCATACAATTGGAGGAGCCAGTCATGGTGGCTAGCGCGGCGCGTGCATCTGCAGGAGAAGGCGAGTTCGATCCTAGTGCGAACTGTTTTTGCGGTTCTTTTATCTCGTGAAGTAAAGCCAgcggaaatgggccggcccagggcgAGCTGCACCCTGTGCGAAGCCGCGACACCTTGACGCACAGAGCGTCGTACAGGAGCTCCCGGCGTTTCGCACAGGCTTGCTAGCGGCCGAAGTGAGGCGATGGGCCGGCCTGTTTGCTTACACAGCGTACCTACAACCTCATCCGGTTTTGGGAATATTCTAAAAGGTTCCCTGAACCGGTTTTTGTTTCTTTTACCATTTAttcatttctttttctgtttttggttttcctgtttctatttattttagttttttattttatgtttcttttcttttttttggtttttaaagattatttttatttttagaaacACGTTTGGAAAATTTTAAAATGTTTATGCTTTTAAAAAATATCAGAATTCAGAAAAGgttgtgttttcaaattttgtttataaATTCAGAAAATATTTGGATTTTACAAAAAAATCGCATATTAGAAAAAAATTGTACCCTCTGTGCAATGTCCGGAACCACACCTGCGCCAAGAGCAAGGACCTTCCGTACATATCTAGCATTGCGTACTCTGCCTATCACTATCCAAAGCAGTATTATAGCCTAATTGATGGCTTAATTTATTATTATCTTGACATCACCATCCCATCCAAACACACTGTAGTCTAGTAGACCGCCTAGTTTATCATTATCTTGACGCCAGTATCACTATCCAAACATACTATAGTCTAGTTGCCGCTTAGTTTATTTTCTTAGTCAAATATCTCACATTTGTTCCAGCCATGTTAAATCTGCAATGTGCTTTGCTTGTTCTGTGCACACAAAAATGCGCAAATTTTGTTCATATGGTCATTACCCAAAAGTTGGTTTGCCAATGATTTTAGTTTGCCACCGTGGGATTTTAAGTATGTGATATGATCATCAAAATTTTGAAATTTGTGCTTATTGATATTCTTGTAAATAATGAATAATAAAGGTACTCAAGGATTGAGATGTTGAAATATTTTGATTATGCTAGATTATGAACTCTGGGATGTGCAAGAGATTTGAAATTTTGAATGCGAAATATTCAGACAACAAAAGATTTCTGACCGGTGGAAAGTATCATTCTCATGGTGACATGTTATAAAGTGTGAAATTTTAGAATCTTTGAGCGATATAAACATCCCAAATGTGAAATATATACAAATTGTGTTGCCTTCCTCCGGTAGCTGTTATTATCCTTCCCAAAAGGTGCTTAAGGTGTAAAAGTAATATTGCCAAATTAAATTAACCATGTTTATTATAAAATACAAACCATCCACCATCCACCGTGTCTGGCAGATCTGTTGTATTTGTTATATGTGGATTTTGTGCAACCAAGGTTTTGCACAAACCTCAAGTTAACATATTTGTATTTGTCATATGTTGATTTTATGCAACCGCGGTTTTGCACAAACCTCAAAAATAATTTGGGTGGAAAGAATGGCATGTATGAGTATCTTTGTAGGAACAACGTTTCAATAACACAACATTGTTCAGCTTGTGAATCGCTAGGAAGTCAAGTTTTCTAAAAGATTCAATATCATTGTCACATAAATAATGGTATAAATTCCATGTGTGACACATTTGAGTTATTACATATTAACAACACCTAAAGCACTCATACAAATTATATTTTTTCGGTCAATTCAAACCGGTGTTGCCACAATACAAAGGGGGACGACCTTAGTAAGTGTGAGGCCAAACTTATCTTCCATGTCAATCCCATCCCTTTCCAGCTCAACAGGGAGACTCCACTTAAACTGATGTAACAATGAAGCAAGCATCAAATGCACCATCCTAGTTGCCAATGTCATCCCAGGGCAGATCCGACGTCCGGCaccaaatggaaggagctcaaaaTCCGCACCTCTAAAGTCAATTGTGGAACCCAGGAACCTTTCCGGCATAAATTTCTCAGGTTCATCCCATACATCTTTATCTCGACCTATCGCCCATATGTTTATGAAAATGCGTGAACCTTTCGGTATTGTGTAGCCTGCTATTTTCAGTGTTGCCTCAGGTTGGCGTGGCAACAAGAGTGGAGCGGGAGGATGGAGTCGAAAAATCTCTTTTATGATAGCCTGAATATAGGGCAACCGAAGAATGTCAGCTTCTTCAATGTTTCTTCTTCGGCCGATAACTTGTTCAAGCTCATTGCAAGCCTTAGCTAATGATGATGGATTTTGGAGAAGCTCGGTCATTGCCCATTCCACTGTGCTAGAGCTTGTGTCGCTGCCGGCGGCAAACAAATCCTAACATGCAAAGTCACATCAATATAGTGTGGCAAATGTAGCTATTTAGATACTCTAAACAAGCATCGCATAACATACAATGGATAATTTTCTAAGTGTGCTATATAACAATAAAAACTTGTTTTAAAGTGCACATAGATACTGTATGGATGAATTATATAAGCAATAATTTGCTTATTTTCAGCGTTAGATTAGATATTCTTTCCATTGTGTTATAATAGAAGAAGCCATTGTTCGTGGACTTATTTTCTTCCACGATGCATGAAGTGCGGCATGTGAGGGATATGATGGGAATTTGAAATGCGGCAAAAGACAATAAGGCCGGGTTGAAAGAATGGAAAACATATGGACTTGAGTTTTAGATGATTCTATCCTTATATAGGAAAATTCCAACGGTGTTCCCTTGTATCTCATGAATGGATTCCATAATTCCTACAAATTCCTAAGCAGATAGACTACTCTATAGGAATTTTAGTGGCAGAAATATGAGCTTTTGAATTTAACAGTGTTCATGTTTTCTTTAGCAAACTTGAAAATGTATGCCAcgtacctccccccccccccccccccccccccgcgcgcgcgtcCCTATACGTGAATCTTAAAGTTACTTAAAAAGCCTACCACTATGTTAGCATGCCTTTTTTAACTAAAACGGGTAacttctaatctctacctataatATGCATCAAAATCTGTAAACTTTTCTATGTGATGTACGGAATCAAAGTTTTTAGATAATTTGATGCTAAAATTAAAAAGAGAAGGCAATATCATGGCTTTTAATTTTAAATACGCCACTGCAATtgcaaaacacacacaaaaaatgtTGTTACCGTGAAAAGTGAGCGTAGCGTCTGGCGGTCGAGCAGGTCCTTGCCATCCTCACGCGCCGCCACGTCGAGCAGCACGTCCAGGAAGTCGTTCTTCCGGGGCTGGCCGGCGTCGCGAGCGCGCAGCCTCTGGTCCACCTCGGCGTCGAACACCACGTGCAGCCGAGCGAACAGCCTCGCCAGCCGCCGGCGGGTGCCCTGCAGGTCGGCCGGCGCGAGCACCGGGAAGAAGTCCGACACGTTTGGGGTCCCCACGGCCTCCATGATGGCCGTCACCACCTCCTGGAACTCCCCGGAGCGGCTGTCGTCGTCGAGGCTCGTGAGGTCGTGGGAGAAGATGGTGCGGgagagcaggttcaggctggtgGTGAAGGCCACGCGCCCCACGTTCACCGGCTTGCCGTCGCGCGCCAGCCGCGCGACGTGGTCCATGAGCTCGCCCACCTTCTCGCTCCGGAGGTGGTGGAGCGCGTCGAGGCGGTGCGGCGCGAAGAGCTCCGTGGCCATCATCTTGCGGAGCGCGCGCCACCGCGGCGCGGGAGGCAGCCAGGGGACGGAGCCGGCCGCGTGCATGCCGGTGGCGTCGGGCACGGACCGGGCGGCGAACGCGGCGTCGTGCCTCTGCAGGAACTCCCGGGCCATGGCGGGGGAGGAGGCGACCACCGTGGTGACCGCGCCGAGGCGGAGGGACATGAGCGGGGCGCTGTGGGTCCTGGCCAGGCGTGCGAGGGAGCGGTGCGGCCTGTCGCCGAGGAGGTGGAGGCTGCCGATGAGCGGCAGCGGGCGCGGGCCCGGCGGGAGGCCGGAGCGCGCGTGGGTGAGGAGGTTGAGGAGGTAGACGGA
This region of Triticum aestivum cultivar Chinese Spring chromosome 2D, IWGSC CS RefSeq v2.1, whole genome shotgun sequence genomic DNA includes:
- the LOC123050554 gene encoding geraniol 8-hydroxylase — its product is MVAVAVLAPWLAWLVVSLLSVYLLNLLTHARSGLPPGPRPLPLIGSLHLLGDRPHRSLARLARTHSAPLMSLRLGAVTTVVASSPAMAREFLQRHDAAFAARSVPDATGMHAAGSVPWLPPAPRWRALRKMMATELFAPHRLDALHHLRSEKVGELMDHVARLARDGKPVNVGRVAFTTSLNLLSRTIFSHDLTSLDDDSRSGEFQEVVTAIMEAVGTPNVSDFFPVLAPADLQGTRRRLARLFARLHVVFDAEVDQRLRARDAGQPRKNDFLDVLLDVAAREDGKDLLDRQTLRSLFTDLFAAGSDTSSSTVEWAMTELLQNPSSLAKACNELEQVIGRRRNIEEADILRLPYIQAIIKEIFRLHPPAPLLLPRQPEATLKIAGYTIPKGSRIFINIWAIGRDKDVWDEPEKFMPERFLGSTIDFRGADFELLPFGAGRRICPGMTLATRMVHLMLASLLHQFKWSLPVELERDGIDMEDKFGLTLTKVVPLCIVATPV